A genomic stretch from Kovacikia minuta CCNUW1 includes:
- a CDS encoding TonB-dependent receptor — translation MKFQKRHLNSYLLWLSLTTELLLLFWLKTPVKAATPTLETPPATAAPLLADAAPTNLSPPSTPPTSENNPANQPAPIAPAPIAPAPTTSSDLPLQPAPISPLPSASPTLSPPTPIPPAPPTPIPPTPPTPSPPTPSSPLSPGEIRVLLPAPQAILDVPAATVVLQYTQGSQVELKVNGSPVPDSLVGRTETDKTTGIVTQTWYGVSLKEGENTLTAQTQTNGVAGALASVQVQVRGDVQQLTVNTVETRIPADGRSTATVQGQLLDGKGNRSNRDAIVTLVASEGEFVGADASSDQPGFQVKAIEGQFTAALRSSLNARTVNIRAVAGSLEAFTQLLFETNLRPSIATGVIDIRFGKRGTNFYDSFRDFLPDDRNNRYEFDVRGAVFATGKIGEWLFTGAYNSNRALNQTCDGTTRLFRDTQSCDQTYPTYGDNSQSTVLTPSTDSLYLRLERTSPIPGAGIDYAMWGDYNTEEFARRSQEFTAITRQLHGLKVNHNFGNLQLTGFYGNNVQGFQRDTIAPDGTSGYYFLSRRLLVEGSENVFLELEDLNRPGTVLDRKSLSRGPDYEIDYDRGALLFRQPILRTDVGSDGETLVRRIIVTYQYDTPGSNNSIYAGRAVYHLSREQNRESWIGATYLKEDQGTRDFELYGADAYISLGSTARLIAEYAHSHNVSDTLGPVSGSAYRAELEGKIAEGILGRAYYRSAETGFANNATVSFVPGQTRYGAQVSAKLSPITALRFQYDHEDNKGIAPRPLVTLEDLLTPRLEAVPGSRVDNSLTTLSAGVVQKFGSAELAVDWFHRDRSDRINPTFNTTSDQLRSRLTVPLTPTLTFLAQNETTLSAQTDAVYSDRTLMALNWQAMPGINVQLAQQFYTRGQFAGQAITSLGVAGDYKLGADTTLSGRLSLLRGSELMTMYGTVGINHRIVLAPGLKMDLAYEHVFGDFLGKKATGTQFLQPFAPGQSAASVGLQSGDTYSVGISYTDNPNFQASARFEHRTSSEGSNTVISAAATGKISPSLTALFRYQQANAANQKLSGLGDTATLKLGLAYRDPNNDKFNALLRYEYRKNPSIIPDTILFGSGTGSIDHVFAAEAIYAPNWRWEFYGKFAIRSSTSYLASDFVNTGLVTLAQARATYRLGFKWDVVAEARWINQPGVGYSETGFVAEVGYYLTPNLRLSAGYMFGRVGDRDFDGGSRSSGGPYVGVTIKLNELFNGFGQQRIPPPQNPPSQPVATASQEPIQSSEFKIQSSQPSSPETQIATTPEIPIQNSDPSPPSPSPSSPLLPSPPPSLPTPEIPFPGTIPSSASFLNQ, via the coding sequence ATGAAATTCCAGAAACGTCACTTAAATTCCTACCTGCTTTGGTTGTCACTGACCACCGAATTGCTGCTCCTGTTCTGGCTCAAAACCCCAGTAAAAGCTGCCACTCCCACCTTAGAAACGCCACCTGCCACAGCCGCCCCTCTCCTCGCAGATGCCGCTCCAACAAACCTATCCCCCCCTTCAACACCTCCAACTTCAGAGAACAATCCAGCCAACCAACCCGCTCCGATCGCCCCCGCTCCGATCGCCCCCGCTCCAACGACTTCTTCTGATCTACCCCTTCAACCTGCTCCGATTTCGCCGCTCCCTTCAGCTTCTCCCACTCTCTCCCCTCCCACTCCCATCCCTCCTGCCCCTCCCACTCCCATTCCTCCCACTCCCCCCACTCCCTCCCCCCCCACTCCCTCCTCCCCCCTCTCCCCCGGTGAAATCCGCGTCCTCCTTCCCGCTCCCCAGGCAATCCTGGATGTTCCTGCTGCCACTGTTGTCCTGCAATATACCCAGGGCAGCCAGGTTGAACTGAAAGTCAACGGTTCCCCTGTGCCCGATAGCCTGGTGGGACGCACGGAGACGGACAAAACCACCGGAATCGTGACCCAAACTTGGTATGGGGTGTCGTTGAAGGAAGGTGAAAATACGTTAACGGCTCAAACCCAAACCAATGGAGTGGCGGGTGCGCTGGCATCGGTGCAGGTGCAGGTGCGGGGTGACGTGCAACAGCTTACGGTGAATACGGTTGAGACGAGGATTCCTGCTGATGGACGATCGACGGCAACGGTACAGGGGCAACTGCTGGATGGCAAGGGAAACCGCTCGAATCGGGATGCGATCGTTACCCTGGTTGCTTCGGAAGGCGAGTTTGTAGGTGCCGATGCCAGTTCAGATCAACCTGGATTTCAGGTGAAGGCAATCGAGGGACAGTTTACTGCTGCGTTGCGCTCCAGCTTGAATGCTAGAACGGTTAATATTCGGGCGGTGGCAGGTAGCCTGGAAGCCTTTACCCAACTGTTATTTGAAACGAATTTGCGGCCCTCGATCGCCACTGGCGTGATCGATATTCGCTTCGGTAAACGGGGCACCAATTTCTATGACAGCTTCCGTGATTTTCTGCCTGACGATCGCAACAATCGCTACGAGTTTGATGTGCGGGGTGCGGTATTTGCCACCGGAAAAATTGGCGAATGGCTATTTACAGGAGCCTATAACAGTAATCGCGCCCTCAACCAGACCTGTGATGGGACGACCCGTTTATTCCGCGATACGCAATCCTGTGATCAGACCTATCCCACCTACGGCGACAATTCCCAATCCACTGTCCTAACACCCTCTACCGATAGCCTGTATCTGCGACTGGAGCGAACTTCTCCCATCCCCGGTGCGGGCATTGATTACGCCATGTGGGGGGATTACAACACGGAGGAGTTTGCGCGGCGATCGCAGGAGTTTACGGCAATTACCCGTCAACTTCATGGGTTAAAGGTCAATCACAACTTTGGCAATCTGCAACTGACGGGATTCTACGGCAACAACGTGCAGGGCTTCCAGCGAGACACGATCGCCCCCGACGGCACCAGTGGTTACTACTTTCTCTCCCGGCGGCTCCTGGTTGAAGGTAGCGAAAATGTATTTCTGGAACTGGAGGATCTGAACCGTCCGGGCACGGTCCTCGATCGCAAATCCCTGAGTCGGGGACCGGATTACGAAATTGACTACGATCGAGGTGCGCTGCTGTTCCGGCAGCCTATCCTGAGAACCGATGTGGGTAGCGATGGGGAAACCCTCGTGCGTCGGATCATCGTCACCTACCAGTACGATACGCCAGGTTCCAACAACAGCATCTATGCGGGACGAGCAGTTTACCACCTATCGCGGGAACAAAACCGGGAAAGCTGGATCGGTGCCACCTACCTGAAAGAGGATCAGGGCACCCGCGATTTTGAACTCTATGGCGCGGATGCTTATATTTCCCTTGGTTCCACTGCCCGCCTGATTGCAGAATATGCCCACTCCCATAATGTTTCTGACACATTGGGTCCGGTTAGCGGATCGGCATACCGGGCAGAACTGGAAGGAAAAATTGCAGAGGGAATTTTGGGGCGTGCCTACTACCGCTCTGCCGAAACGGGATTTGCCAACAATGCCACGGTTAGCTTTGTGCCGGGTCAAACCCGCTACGGTGCCCAGGTCAGCGCCAAGCTCTCTCCGATTACGGCACTTCGTTTCCAGTATGACCATGAGGATAACAAGGGCATTGCCCCCCGTCCGCTGGTAACGCTGGAAGACCTGTTGACGCCTCGATTGGAAGCGGTTCCGGGTTCCCGAGTCGATAACTCTCTGACCACCCTTTCTGCGGGAGTGGTGCAGAAGTTTGGTTCAGCGGAACTGGCAGTGGATTGGTTCCACCGCGATCGCAGCGATCGGATCAACCCTACCTTCAACACCACCTCAGACCAGTTGCGATCTCGCCTCACCGTCCCCCTCACCCCCACGCTGACTTTTCTAGCGCAAAACGAAACAACGCTTTCGGCTCAGACGGATGCGGTGTATAGCGATCGCACCCTGATGGCGCTTAACTGGCAGGCGATGCCCGGTATCAACGTTCAGTTGGCACAGCAATTCTACACCCGGGGACAGTTTGCCGGACAAGCGATTACCAGTCTGGGGGTTGCTGGAGACTACAAACTTGGTGCCGATACCACCCTGAGTGGGCGGCTTTCCCTGCTGAGGGGATCGGAGTTGATGACCATGTACGGCACGGTTGGAATTAACCACCGGATTGTCCTGGCACCTGGTTTGAAGATGGATCTGGCGTATGAGCACGTATTTGGTGATTTTTTAGGCAAAAAGGCAACGGGAACCCAGTTTCTACAACCCTTTGCACCCGGTCAATCGGCTGCCTCGGTTGGTCTGCAATCCGGTGATACCTATAGCGTCGGGATCTCCTACACCGATAACCCGAATTTTCAAGCCAGTGCCCGGTTCGAACACCGCACCTCCTCTGAAGGCAGCAACACAGTGATTTCCGCCGCTGCTACGGGCAAAATTTCCCCCTCACTCACAGCCCTATTTCGTTACCAGCAGGCGAATGCTGCTAACCAGAAACTCTCCGGTTTAGGCGACACTGCCACCTTAAAACTGGGACTGGCATATCGTGACCCCAACAACGACAAATTCAACGCCCTATTGCGCTACGAGTACCGTAAAAATCCCTCCATCATCCCCGACACCATTTTGTTTGGCAGTGGCACTGGCTCGATTGATCACGTCTTTGCAGCAGAAGCCATCTACGCCCCCAACTGGCGCTGGGAGTTTTATGGCAAGTTTGCGATCCGGAGCAGCACTTCCTACCTGGCAAGCGATTTTGTGAACACGGGGCTGGTCACCCTTGCCCAAGCCCGCGCTACCTATCGCCTTGGTTTCAAGTGGGATGTGGTCGCTGAAGCTCGCTGGATTAACCAGCCCGGAGTGGGCTACAGCGAAACTGGTTTCGTTGCCGAGGTGGGCTATTACCTGACCCCCAATCTGCGCCTTTCCGCAGGCTATATG